A genome region from Nocardia sp. NBC_00565 includes the following:
- a CDS encoding FAD-binding protein, which produces MSDLWQSSTDVLVIGGGPAAAWAAIRAREAGAEVTLVDKGYCGTSGATAPSGTGVWYVAPEATARANAKASREALGGHLADHYWMDRVLDQTYTNMNRLAVEGKYPFPRDPATGEQLRTGVQGPEYMRRMRAWIKRLGVRILDHAPALELLVDDAGTVRGAAGYQRQLDRDYRIAAGAVVLASGGCAFLSRALGTNVDTGDGALMAAEVGARFSGMEFSNAYAIVPKGSTITKTAYYGYATFFHEDGRVLEGAGSTKGRSVIARTLLSEKVFAQLDRADETVQAQMRHGQPNFFLQFDRRGINPFTDRFEVDLLAEGTVRGTGGIDIVDDDCATTVPGLFAAGDAATRERICGGFTGGGSHNSAWAMSSGSWAGAGAARFALHAARRDDAALQGAGRTGLRPSGSTSLSATEVVEAAQRELLPFQKNYLRHGDRLQPALDQLDTVWEHATRELGGHTGDERIRARQAAAITAVGRLMYESALARTETRGMSKRADHPELDPAQHHHILSGGLDTVWTSTDARQAVA; this is translated from the coding sequence ATGAGTGATCTCTGGCAATCCAGCACCGATGTCCTGGTGATCGGCGGCGGTCCGGCCGCCGCCTGGGCCGCCATCCGCGCGCGCGAGGCGGGCGCGGAGGTGACACTCGTGGACAAGGGCTACTGCGGAACCAGCGGCGCGACAGCGCCTTCGGGCACCGGCGTCTGGTACGTCGCCCCGGAGGCGACCGCCCGCGCCAACGCGAAGGCCAGCCGCGAGGCCCTCGGCGGCCATCTCGCCGACCACTACTGGATGGATCGGGTCCTCGATCAGACGTACACGAATATGAATCGCCTTGCGGTGGAGGGCAAATACCCCTTCCCGCGGGATCCGGCGACCGGCGAGCAACTGCGCACCGGGGTGCAGGGCCCGGAGTACATGCGGCGGATGCGCGCGTGGATCAAACGCCTCGGCGTCCGCATCCTCGATCACGCACCGGCACTCGAACTGCTGGTCGACGATGCGGGCACGGTGCGCGGTGCGGCCGGCTACCAGCGTCAACTCGATCGCGACTACCGCATCGCGGCGGGTGCGGTGGTGCTGGCCAGTGGCGGGTGCGCGTTCCTGTCCCGCGCCCTCGGCACCAATGTAGACACCGGCGACGGTGCGTTGATGGCGGCCGAGGTGGGTGCGCGCTTCTCGGGCATGGAGTTCTCCAATGCCTACGCGATCGTGCCCAAGGGTTCGACCATCACCAAGACCGCCTACTACGGTTACGCCACGTTCTTCCACGAGGACGGCCGGGTCCTGGAGGGCGCGGGGTCGACGAAGGGTCGCTCGGTGATCGCCCGAACGCTGTTGTCGGAGAAGGTCTTCGCACAGCTGGATCGCGCCGACGAGACAGTGCAGGCACAGATGCGGCACGGCCAGCCCAACTTCTTCCTGCAGTTCGATCGGCGCGGGATCAATCCGTTCACCGATCGCTTCGAGGTCGATCTGCTCGCCGAGGGCACGGTTCGGGGCACCGGTGGCATCGATATCGTCGACGACGATTGCGCGACCACGGTGCCCGGACTGTTCGCGGCGGGTGACGCGGCGACCAGAGAACGGATCTGCGGCGGCTTCACCGGTGGCGGCAGCCACAATTCGGCGTGGGCGATGTCATCGGGCAGTTGGGCGGGCGCGGGCGCGGCCCGGTTCGCGCTGCACGCGGCCCGCCGAGACGATGCCGCGCTCCAGGGCGCGGGACGAACGGGGCTGCGGCCCAGTGGTTCCACATCGCTGTCCGCCACCGAAGTCGTCGAGGCGGCACAGCGGGAGTTGCTCCCGTTCCAGAAGAACTACCTCCGTCATGGCGACCGGCTCCAGCCCGCGCTCGATCAACTCGATACCGTCTGGGAGCACGCCACTCGTGAGCTCGGCGGTCACACCGGTGACGAACGCATCCGCGCCCGGCAGGCGGCGGCGATCACCGCGGTCGGGCGGCTGATGTACGAATCGGCCTTGGCGCGCACCGAGACCCGCGGCATGAGCAAGCGCGCCGACCACCCGGAGCTGGACCCGGCTCAGCACCATCACATCCTGTCCGGCGGCCTCGACACCGTCTGGACCTCGACCGACGCCCGGCAGGCGGTGGCATAA
- a CDS encoding IclR family transcriptional regulator, which translates to MTAADQPRSGAQAVDRAIHVLNCFEGDDPELSVSELAHRAGLPVSTTYRLAQALVRGRLLEQDPLTDRYRIGHGLASLARPALSRLGIDAAAPHLYALAAGIRITVSLSIADDHDAVTVFQARPPVYFCPNQLPRARQPLRSSAVGHALLAYSPSVAVSPTDLDRVRRSGFAVEVIDSEDPVRSVAVPILGPDKQVWGAIGVQARSARLNDELVRGIVPAMRQIAGRIGPLCQSTAAITDAPLELYSR; encoded by the coding sequence ATGACCGCTGCCGATCAACCGCGTTCGGGCGCACAAGCCGTCGATCGCGCGATTCACGTGCTGAACTGCTTCGAGGGCGACGACCCCGAACTGTCGGTGAGTGAGTTGGCCCATCGTGCCGGACTGCCCGTGAGCACGACCTATCGATTGGCGCAGGCGCTGGTACGCGGCCGATTGCTGGAACAGGATCCGCTCACGGACCGCTATCGCATCGGGCACGGGCTGGCGTCGCTGGCCCGTCCGGCGCTGTCGCGGTTGGGTATCGACGCCGCCGCGCCACACCTCTACGCGTTGGCCGCGGGCATCCGGATCACCGTCAGTCTGAGCATCGCCGACGACCACGACGCCGTCACCGTTTTCCAGGCCCGTCCGCCGGTGTACTTCTGCCCCAACCAGTTGCCACGCGCCCGCCAGCCACTGCGCTCCAGCGCGGTCGGTCATGCGCTGCTGGCATATTCGCCCAGCGTGGCGGTGTCGCCGACGGATCTGGATCGGGTGCGGCGCAGCGGTTTCGCCGTCGAGGTGATCGACAGCGAGGATCCGGTCCGCTCGGTCGCGGTACCGATTCTCGGCCCGGACAAGCAGGTGTGGGGCGCCATCGGCGTACAGGCCCGCTCGGCGCGCCTCAACGATGAACTGGTGCGCGGCATCGTGCCCGCAATGCGCCAGATCGCGGGCCGGATCGGACCGCTGTGCCAGTCCACCGCCGCCATCACGGATGCGCCGCTGGAGTTGTACTCACGGTGA
- a CDS encoding ABC transporter substrate-binding protein: MLSQKTRPRLLRAVAAALTIPTALVVLAGCGTSDPGTSADGKDVLRYQGSTGQVSAYELAADLGYFSKIELHWEGDTTSGPANIQAAATRQIEFGSAFNGAVVKLVAGGAAVTSVLSSYGADEQSYTGYFVRDGSGINSPRDLIGKKVGINTLGAHHEFVTREWLHQQGLTDQEIKQVELIVVPPANTEDALRKGQIDVAALGSVFRESAVGRGGIHALYTDKDLFGQFDYGTYVFRKDYIAQHPEAVKDFVQGTARATRWLQVTPRDEVVARFAQIINKRGRNENTELLKFWRSSGIPVPGGVVAEKELQIWIDWLVRNGDAPSGKLSAKDLFTNKDNPYANGTYGPTTGPTGEAVAAK; this comes from the coding sequence ATGTTGTCCCAGAAAACGAGACCGCGGCTGCTCCGTGCCGTCGCCGCCGCGCTGACCATACCCACCGCACTCGTGGTGCTCGCCGGATGCGGCACATCGGATCCGGGCACCAGCGCCGACGGCAAGGATGTGCTCCGCTACCAGGGCTCGACGGGCCAGGTTTCGGCGTATGAACTGGCCGCCGACCTCGGCTACTTCTCGAAGATCGAACTGCACTGGGAGGGTGACACCACCAGCGGCCCGGCCAATATCCAGGCCGCCGCCACGCGCCAGATCGAATTCGGCAGCGCCTTCAATGGCGCGGTGGTCAAGCTGGTTGCGGGCGGTGCGGCGGTCACCTCGGTGCTCAGCTCCTATGGTGCGGACGAGCAGAGCTATACCGGCTATTTCGTCCGCGACGGCTCCGGCATCAACTCGCCGCGAGATCTGATCGGCAAGAAGGTCGGCATCAACACTCTCGGCGCGCACCATGAATTCGTCACCCGCGAATGGCTGCATCAGCAGGGACTGACCGATCAGGAGATCAAGCAGGTCGAGCTGATCGTGGTGCCGCCGGCCAATACCGAGGACGCGCTGCGCAAGGGCCAGATCGATGTGGCCGCCCTCGGCAGTGTGTTCCGCGAGAGCGCGGTCGGGCGCGGCGGTATCCACGCGCTGTACACCGACAAGGATCTGTTCGGTCAATTCGACTACGGCACTTATGTTTTCCGTAAGGACTACATTGCCCAGCACCCCGAGGCGGTCAAGGATTTCGTCCAGGGCACCGCACGTGCGACGCGCTGGCTGCAGGTGACACCGCGCGACGAGGTGGTGGCCCGCTTCGCCCAGATCATCAACAAGCGCGGCCGCAACGAGAACACCGAACTGCTGAAGTTCTGGCGGAGTTCGGGCATTCCGGTGCCGGGCGGCGTTGTCGCAGAGAAGGAACTGCAGATCTGGATCGATTGGCTGGTCCGCAACGGCGACGCGCCGTCGGGCAAGTTGTCGGCGAAGGATCTGTTCACCAACAAGGACAACCCCTACGCGAACGGCACTTACGGTCCGACCACCGGTCCGACCGGTGAGGCGGTGGCGGCGAAATGA
- a CDS encoding ABC transporter ATP-binding protein — MSQVKLALNGVRKQFPVRGSNEKFTAIEDISLELREGEFLVLVGPSGSGKSTLLDLLGGLSKPTEGRILLDGQPISGPGLDRGIVFQQYALLPWRTALANIEFGLEAKGVRRRQRRAIAAEYLDLVGLVGFGDRYPHELSGGMKQRVAIARSLAFDPEVLLMDEPFAALDAQTRESLQDELLRIWKATGKTILFITHGIDEAVYLGQRVAVLTSRPGRVKAVFDIDIDRDSGVDVRSSEPFREARHRIWSQLQSEVTRAQGLELSSATSNEKRPVHV, encoded by the coding sequence ATGAGTCAGGTGAAACTCGCGCTGAACGGCGTGCGCAAACAGTTCCCGGTTCGTGGTTCGAACGAGAAGTTCACCGCGATCGAGGACATCTCGCTGGAACTGCGTGAGGGTGAGTTCCTGGTGCTGGTCGGGCCGAGTGGCTCGGGCAAGTCGACGCTGCTCGATCTGCTCGGTGGCCTGAGCAAGCCGACAGAGGGCCGAATCCTGTTGGACGGCCAGCCGATCAGCGGCCCCGGCCTGGACCGGGGGATTGTCTTCCAGCAGTACGCACTGCTGCCGTGGCGCACCGCCCTGGCCAATATCGAATTCGGTTTGGAGGCGAAGGGTGTGCGGCGCAGGCAGCGCCGGGCGATCGCGGCCGAATATCTGGACCTGGTGGGGCTGGTCGGATTCGGCGACCGCTATCCGCACGAACTATCCGGCGGCATGAAGCAACGCGTCGCCATCGCACGCAGCCTCGCCTTCGATCCGGAGGTGCTGCTGATGGACGAACCGTTCGCCGCACTCGACGCCCAGACCCGAGAGTCGTTGCAGGACGAGCTGTTACGCATCTGGAAGGCGACCGGCAAGACCATCCTGTTCATCACCCACGGCATCGACGAGGCCGTGTACCTCGGCCAGCGGGTGGCGGTCTTGACCTCACGGCCGGGCCGGGTCAAGGCCGTTTTCGATATCGACATCGATCGGGACTCCGGTGTGGACGTCCGATCCAGCGAGCCGTTCCGGGAGGCCAGGCACCGGATCTGGTCGCAATTGCAGAGCGAGGTCACCCGCGCGCAGGGGCTCGAACTGTCGTCCGCCACGAGTAACGAGAAGAGGCCGGTTCATGTCTAG
- a CDS encoding ABC transporter permease — translation MSSALQVIEKAPRAIVPEPVVASAREVAVPPLLLRALRTVALVGWRIFKPAIAFALLLAIWEIAPRIGLVDEVFLPPFSVVAQAFVNLVQSGQMWEHVSTSLTRSASGFSLALVVAIPIGIGIAWYKPVADFLNPILEFFRNTAALALLPVFILILGIGETSKVAVVLYASFFPILLNTITGVRTVDPLLIKSAVSLGFSPLRLFQKVILPAAVPSIFTGVRMAAASSILVLIAAEMVGARAGLGYLITAAQQNFQIPNMYAGILAISILGLTFNGLLVALERRLSRWRTTSGL, via the coding sequence ATGTCTAGCGCACTGCAAGTCATCGAGAAGGCGCCGCGCGCCATCGTGCCCGAGCCGGTCGTCGCCTCGGCGCGGGAAGTCGCCGTGCCGCCGCTGCTGTTGCGTGCACTGCGTACCGTCGCGCTGGTCGGCTGGCGCATCTTCAAGCCCGCCATCGCCTTCGCGCTATTGCTCGCGATATGGGAGATCGCCCCTCGGATCGGACTGGTAGACGAGGTCTTCCTGCCGCCGTTCTCGGTGGTCGCCCAGGCTTTCGTCAATCTGGTGCAGAGCGGTCAGATGTGGGAACACGTTTCGACCAGCCTGACCCGCTCGGCGAGTGGGTTCTCCCTCGCTCTGGTGGTGGCGATTCCGATCGGTATCGGCATCGCCTGGTACAAGCCGGTCGCCGACTTCCTCAATCCGATCCTCGAATTCTTCCGCAATACCGCGGCTTTGGCGTTGCTGCCGGTGTTCATCCTGATTCTGGGGATCGGGGAGACGTCGAAGGTGGCGGTCGTGCTCTACGCGAGCTTCTTCCCGATCCTGTTGAACACCATCACCGGTGTGCGCACGGTTGATCCGCTACTGATCAAATCGGCGGTGTCGCTGGGATTCTCGCCCCTGCGACTGTTCCAGAAGGTGATCCTGCCCGCCGCGGTGCCATCGATCTTCACCGGGGTGCGGATGGCGGCGGCCTCATCGATCCTGGTACTCATCGCGGCCGAAATGGTCGGTGCGCGTGCCGGGCTCGGGTATTTGATCACCGCGGCGCAGCAAAACTTCCAGATCCCCAATATGTACGCGGGCATTCTCGCCATTTCGATATTGGGGCTGACCTTCAACGGGTTGCTCGTCGCCCTGGAACGCCGGCTGTCGCGCTGGCGCACCACATCCGGTCTGTAA
- a CDS encoding LLM class flavin-dependent oxidoreductase — protein MSVPPKQFHLNAFLMGVGHHEAAWRHPRTEERRVLDVRHFQELGRIAERGKLDSVFFADGLAVGPRIKRNTLAVFEPVTLLSAIAAATEHVGLIATASTTYNEPFNLARKFASLDHISSGRAGWNIVTSGNEEEAFNFGFDAIPEHARRYERAQEFVDVAIQLWDSWESTAIVLDPEEGIFADPDKVHSIDYVGDRFRVRGPLNSPRSPQGRPLLVQAGSSESGKDFAARYAEAVFTAQRTLEEGQAFYRDLKSRLPKYGRSADELKVLPGLVPFIADTRAEALALEQEFTDLISPDYALRQLSSLLGVDLTEHALDAPLPPLPTESEIEGGKSRFTLVKELAEREELTVRQLIGKLGGGRGHRTFAGTPEDIADELQSWFENGAADGFNIMPPYLPGGLADFVDRVVPILQERGLFRTDYTATTLRGHYGLDPVESQFAHVETQVSA, from the coding sequence ATGTCTGTACCGCCCAAGCAGTTTCACCTGAACGCGTTCCTCATGGGTGTGGGTCACCACGAGGCGGCCTGGCGCCATCCCCGAACCGAAGAGCGTCGGGTGTTGGATGTGCGGCACTTCCAGGAGCTGGGTCGGATCGCCGAACGCGGCAAGCTGGATTCGGTATTCTTCGCCGACGGTCTGGCGGTCGGGCCGCGGATCAAGCGCAACACCCTCGCCGTATTCGAGCCGGTGACGCTGCTGTCCGCGATCGCGGCGGCAACCGAGCATGTCGGGCTGATCGCCACCGCCTCGACCACCTACAACGAGCCGTTCAACCTCGCCCGCAAATTCGCCTCGCTGGACCACATCAGCAGCGGTCGGGCCGGGTGGAACATCGTCACATCGGGAAATGAGGAGGAGGCGTTCAACTTCGGTTTCGACGCCATTCCCGAGCACGCGCGGCGTTATGAGCGGGCGCAGGAGTTCGTGGATGTCGCGATCCAGCTCTGGGACAGCTGGGAGTCGACCGCGATCGTGCTGGACCCCGAGGAGGGCATCTTCGCCGATCCCGACAAGGTGCACAGCATCGACTACGTGGGCGATCGGTTCCGGGTGCGCGGACCGCTGAATTCGCCGCGCAGCCCGCAGGGCCGTCCGCTGCTCGTGCAGGCCGGATCCTCGGAGAGCGGAAAGGATTTCGCGGCGCGGTACGCCGAGGCGGTGTTCACCGCGCAGCGGACGCTGGAAGAAGGGCAGGCGTTCTACCGAGATCTGAAGTCGCGGCTGCCGAAGTACGGTCGCTCGGCCGACGAACTGAAGGTGCTGCCCGGTTTGGTGCCGTTCATCGCCGACACGCGCGCCGAGGCGCTGGCGCTCGAACAGGAATTCACCGACCTGATCTCGCCGGACTACGCACTGCGGCAATTGTCGTCGCTGCTGGGCGTCGATCTGACCGAACACGCACTCGATGCACCCTTGCCGCCGCTGCCGACGGAGAGCGAAATCGAAGGCGGGAAGAGCAGATTCACATTGGTGAAGGAGCTGGCCGAGCGCGAGGAACTCACCGTGCGCCAGCTCATCGGCAAACTCGGCGGTGGGCGTGGGCACCGCACCTTCGCGGGCACGCCAGAAGATATTGCCGACGAACTGCAATCGTGGTTCGAGAACGGCGCCGCCGACGGCTTCAACATCATGCCGCCGTACCTGCCCGGTGGGCTCGCGGATTTCGTGGACCGGGTGGTGCCGATCCTGCAGGAGCGCGGACTCTTCCGGACGGACTACACCGCGACGACACTGCGCGGCCATTACGGGCTGGACCCGGTGGAAAGCCAATTCGCGCACGTGGAAACGCAGGTGAGCGCATGA